The following are from one region of the Rhodopirellula sp. P2 genome:
- a CDS encoding DUF58 domain-containing protein, translated as MTSLGTAADSPSGPPAPSRWLTIIVLCAIVVFLGMVAGAGLWMTAAITVASVVAIGNWVATQWSASVVAVRLDSPEEGRDLEVVIGSLVPVTVEVTNQGKLPVAWVLAEDLIPRAATQQARQTDGMAFDPRTTPLATEGARLAVMALMPGQTKRIEYSVRCHRRGYFQIGPTVLETGDPVGMFRRYRLGAPPMFVTVLPKVQLLSTYEIGSRRPIGEIKIRASSMTDPTRLRGIRQWQIGDPLRSVHWAATARTGILHSKVYEPSSVAGATIILDLHVDTNPDQHEPLRTDLTITTAASIAAALHDAGEPFGLATNGRDAADRIRTEGFRGDHRVRDASVHAASLKQHNERMRPVLVDVDRGPVHLKEMFRTLARLERTDGLTLAEFLIETESQLSSETTMLVMLQQSTEVDIAALIGLSRRGWAIAVVINTLDIDRYSRIAGPLLAERIHVSHLQNEDSIMDVCRAQMAR; from the coding sequence ATGACCAGCCTCGGCACCGCTGCGGATTCTCCTTCTGGCCCGCCCGCTCCTTCACGTTGGCTGACGATCATCGTCTTGTGCGCGATCGTTGTCTTCCTGGGAATGGTCGCCGGTGCCGGCTTGTGGATGACCGCCGCAATCACCGTGGCCTCGGTCGTCGCAATCGGCAATTGGGTTGCCACCCAGTGGTCCGCCAGTGTCGTCGCCGTTCGCTTGGACTCCCCGGAAGAAGGCCGTGATCTCGAAGTCGTGATTGGTTCCTTGGTTCCCGTCACTGTCGAAGTCACCAACCAAGGCAAGCTCCCCGTCGCCTGGGTTTTGGCCGAGGACTTGATCCCTCGCGCCGCCACACAACAAGCCCGCCAGACTGACGGGATGGCGTTTGACCCACGCACCACACCGCTGGCCACCGAAGGCGCTCGATTGGCCGTCATGGCATTGATGCCCGGCCAAACCAAACGAATTGAATACTCGGTGCGTTGCCATCGTCGAGGTTACTTTCAAATCGGTCCAACGGTCCTGGAAACAGGCGACCCAGTTGGCATGTTTCGCCGCTATCGATTGGGGGCACCGCCAATGTTTGTGACCGTGCTTCCCAAAGTCCAATTGCTGTCGACCTACGAAATTGGTTCGCGGCGTCCCATCGGTGAAATCAAAATCCGAGCCTCCTCGATGACGGACCCCACCCGCCTGCGAGGCATCCGGCAATGGCAAATCGGCGATCCACTGCGAAGCGTTCACTGGGCTGCCACCGCCCGCACGGGCATCTTGCACAGCAAAGTCTACGAGCCATCCTCCGTCGCCGGCGCGACAATCATTCTGGACTTGCACGTCGACACCAATCCCGATCAACACGAACCGCTTCGCACCGACCTGACGATCACCACCGCCGCCTCCATCGCAGCGGCACTGCACGACGCCGGCGAGCCCTTTGGTTTGGCCACCAACGGTCGCGATGCCGCCGACCGAATTCGCACCGAAGGTTTCCGAGGCGACCACCGCGTGCGAGACGCATCCGTGCACGCCGCCTCTCTCAAACAGCACAACGAACGAATGCGACCGGTGCTGGTGGACGTCGATCGTGGTCCCGTGCATCTCAAAGAAATGTTCCGAACGCTGGCTCGACTGGAACGAACCGATGGACTGACGCTGGCCGAGTTCTTGATCGAAACGGAGTCACAACTTTCCAGCGAGACAACCATGTTGGTGATGCTGCAACAATCCACGGAAGTCGACATCGCTGCGTTGATTGGCCTGTCACGTCGTGGCTGGGCCATCGCGGTGGTGATCAACACGCTCGACATTGATCGCTACTCCCGGATCGCGGGTCCGCTTCTGGCTGAACGCATTCATGTCAGTCACCTTCAAAACGAAGACAGCATCATGGATGTGTGCCGAGCCCAAATGGCTCGTTGA
- a CDS encoding DUF1592 domain-containing protein, translated as MKTNSFPLSPPRLLFAFALLLAVSGWFVGLPRVSAEQPSEPITEFLELNCTTCHDSSTQEGNLDLESLTLELADPDNFHLWERVFDRIGAGEMPPDEDLDPSESKPFLSELHGILEHSDQQRIATEGRVPARRLTRTQYERNVCDLLAIDVPLRDFLPAESLADGFDTVSSSQQVSDHSLAAYLDAADFALQTAFDRLLAADPSGHQSLNHIHLDWTKLRRNEKRTNREPEGRPEHQDIVSWSSSQNFYGRMPATSVPATGRYKIRVKAHSVNTPEMGRVWCSVNSGVCSGKASTMYWIGSIEATDEPQVHEFEAWIREGHMLQIVPNDHGIRRLAAKAVESKPGVVEEMGVAGIAIQWIDLERLEGDREEIRHALIGDMELQPLAATNKHSTQRFKIVSANPKRDLKERIQAFAEKAFRQKLTAQELQPYFEFSEAKRQVNHSMQDALRAGYRAILCSSRFLYFDEPPGQLSDAAVANRLSHFLWGRAPDDELRQLAESGQLRNPDVLRAQTERLLNDTRSQVAINEFTDQWLQLHELESTTPDGQLYPEYDLVLHHSLPDETQAFVGELIRRDLPVTHVIDSDFTFLNQRLARHYKIDWPGGTGLKRVPLASDSRRGGVISQASVLKVTANGTTTSPIIRGVWMLERIMGEHVPPPPANVAAVEPDIRGATSIRDQLDKHRNLEMCASCHVKIDPPGFALESYDVIGGWRDRYRAAAPNKGKRWVPGLPIDPSHEFTTGEAFKDVTGLKSILLNRPAQLAKNMASQFVTYATGATPTFADRDELQSIVQATKPNHYGVRSLIHEVVQSPLFLSK; from the coding sequence ATGAAAACCAACTCGTTCCCCCTCAGCCCTCCGCGACTCTTGTTCGCATTCGCTTTGCTTCTGGCTGTGTCCGGTTGGTTCGTAGGCCTGCCTCGCGTGTCCGCGGAGCAGCCCTCCGAACCGATCACCGAGTTCCTCGAACTGAACTGCACCACTTGCCACGACTCCTCCACGCAGGAAGGCAACTTGGACTTGGAATCCCTGACATTGGAACTTGCTGACCCCGACAACTTTCATCTCTGGGAACGTGTCTTCGATCGAATTGGCGCGGGTGAAATGCCCCCCGATGAAGACTTGGATCCATCGGAGTCCAAACCGTTCTTGTCGGAACTGCATGGCATCCTCGAACACAGTGATCAACAACGCATTGCAACCGAAGGTCGAGTGCCTGCACGTCGCTTGACACGCACCCAGTACGAACGCAACGTCTGCGACTTGCTCGCGATCGATGTTCCGCTGAGAGACTTCCTACCAGCAGAATCGCTCGCCGATGGCTTCGACACCGTCTCCAGCAGCCAACAGGTTTCGGATCACTCCTTGGCGGCGTACCTCGATGCCGCCGACTTCGCATTGCAAACGGCCTTTGATCGACTGCTCGCTGCGGATCCATCCGGTCATCAATCGCTCAACCACATCCACTTGGACTGGACCAAACTTCGTCGAAACGAAAAACGCACCAACCGGGAACCGGAGGGTCGTCCCGAACACCAGGACATCGTTTCCTGGTCCAGCAGCCAAAACTTCTACGGCAGAATGCCAGCCACGTCCGTCCCTGCAACGGGACGCTACAAAATCCGGGTGAAAGCACACAGCGTCAACACTCCTGAAATGGGGCGTGTCTGGTGCAGCGTCAACAGCGGCGTTTGTTCGGGCAAGGCATCCACGATGTACTGGATTGGAAGCATCGAAGCGACGGACGAACCCCAAGTCCACGAATTCGAAGCCTGGATTCGCGAAGGGCACATGCTCCAGATTGTCCCCAACGACCACGGCATCCGTCGCCTTGCCGCCAAAGCCGTGGAATCAAAACCCGGTGTGGTGGAAGAAATGGGAGTCGCTGGGATCGCGATCCAGTGGATTGACCTGGAACGTCTCGAAGGCGACCGAGAAGAAATCCGCCACGCCTTGATCGGCGACATGGAACTGCAGCCACTCGCAGCGACGAACAAGCATTCCACGCAGCGATTCAAAATCGTATCGGCCAATCCCAAACGAGACCTGAAAGAGCGAATCCAGGCTTTCGCCGAGAAGGCCTTCCGCCAAAAACTCACCGCCCAAGAACTGCAACCGTACTTCGAGTTCTCGGAAGCCAAACGCCAAGTCAACCATTCCATGCAGGACGCGCTTCGAGCGGGATACCGAGCGATCCTTTGCTCCTCCCGTTTCCTCTACTTTGATGAGCCTCCCGGCCAACTGTCCGATGCAGCGGTCGCCAACCGCCTCAGCCACTTCCTGTGGGGACGCGCGCCCGACGATGAACTGCGACAACTCGCCGAATCAGGCCAACTGCGAAATCCCGATGTTTTGCGGGCCCAAACCGAACGCTTGCTCAACGACACGCGTTCGCAAGTGGCCATCAACGAATTCACCGATCAATGGCTGCAACTCCACGAACTCGAAAGCACCACCCCGGATGGTCAACTGTACCCCGAGTACGATCTCGTGCTGCATCATTCTTTGCCGGATGAAACTCAAGCGTTTGTGGGCGAACTGATTCGGCGCGACCTTCCCGTGACTCATGTCATCGATTCTGACTTCACGTTCCTGAACCAGCGATTGGCGCGTCACTACAAAATCGATTGGCCAGGTGGAACGGGCCTGAAGCGTGTCCCCCTTGCATCGGATTCTCGTCGAGGTGGCGTCATCTCTCAGGCCAGCGTGCTGAAGGTCACCGCGAACGGGACCACCACCTCGCCCATCATTCGGGGCGTCTGGATGCTGGAAAGAATCATGGGCGAACACGTCCCACCGCCTCCCGCCAACGTTGCCGCTGTCGAACCCGATATTCGCGGCGCGACCTCGATTCGAGACCAACTCGACAAACACCGGAACCTGGAGATGTGTGCCTCCTGCCACGTCAAAATTGATCCCCCCGGATTTGCCTTGGAAAGCTATGACGTGATCGGTGGTTGGCGAGATCGTTACCGCGCCGCTGCTCCCAACAAAGGCAAACGATGGGTGCCAGGTTTGCCGATCGACCCCAGCCACGAATTCACCACTGGCGAAGCATTCAAAGATGTCACGGGCCTCAAGTCAATCCTGCTCAATCGCCCCGCACAACTGGCCAAGAACATGGCGTCTCAGTTTGTGACCTACGCCACTGGTGCAACCCCGACTTTTGCCGATCGAGACGAACTGCAGAGCATCGTCCAAGCCACGAAACCCAATCACTACGGCGTCCGATCGCTGATCCACGAAGTGGTCCAAAGCCCCTTGTTCCTCAGCAAATGA
- a CDS encoding DUF1552 domain-containing protein, protein MKIKPFVTNQSLSRRTVLRGAGITMALPWLDSMVPAFGREATSAAHPPRRFVGISNALGFHAPFLFPQKSGRDYETTRYLKPIEDLRDQFTVISGASHPGVGGGHKAEPCILSAAPYSGSNFRNTISLDQRMVRELGGETRFPSLVLSSNGTTSTSYTANGSMIPPINSPQKLFAQLFIDDSPAAQRAQKQRILEGRSIMDLVAAEAKSMQRRLGPSDREKLDAYFTSVRDLERRLDMNQGWAERAKPKVNEKAPEPVSDNSHTIAKQSAMHDVIYLAIQTDSTRFITMHTDGGGERVPLEGVEQGYHQLSHHGRDEEKITQLGIIEEAQMQSWGNLVRKLHETPEGNGNLLDQTMLLLTSNLGNASSHDTKNMPVVVAGGGFRHGQHLAFDQANNYPLPNLYTSMLQRLDLEVETFASATGTMRGLELV, encoded by the coding sequence ATGAAAATCAAACCCTTTGTGACCAATCAGTCTCTGTCCCGCCGAACCGTGTTGCGCGGCGCAGGCATCACCATGGCCCTGCCTTGGTTGGACTCGATGGTGCCAGCCTTTGGTCGCGAAGCGACCTCGGCAGCCCACCCACCGCGGCGATTCGTCGGGATCAGCAACGCCCTTGGTTTTCACGCCCCGTTTCTGTTTCCTCAAAAGAGCGGCCGAGACTACGAAACCACTCGCTACCTCAAACCGATCGAAGATCTTCGCGACCAATTCACCGTCATCTCCGGGGCCTCGCACCCCGGCGTCGGCGGCGGGCACAAAGCCGAACCCTGCATCTTGTCAGCGGCTCCGTACAGTGGATCGAACTTTCGCAACACGATCTCGCTCGACCAACGGATGGTCAGAGAACTCGGTGGCGAAACTCGCTTCCCATCCTTGGTGCTGAGTTCCAATGGCACGACCAGCACGTCGTACACCGCCAATGGATCGATGATCCCGCCAATCAATTCACCGCAGAAATTGTTTGCGCAACTTTTCATCGACGACAGCCCCGCGGCACAGCGAGCTCAGAAGCAACGCATTCTCGAAGGCCGAAGCATCATGGACCTCGTCGCCGCCGAAGCGAAATCCATGCAGCGCCGCCTCGGTCCCTCCGACCGCGAAAAACTGGACGCCTACTTCACCAGCGTTCGCGATCTGGAACGTCGCTTGGACATGAACCAAGGCTGGGCCGAACGAGCCAAGCCCAAAGTCAACGAAAAGGCACCGGAACCGGTGTCTGACAACAGCCACACGATCGCCAAACAATCGGCCATGCACGACGTGATCTACCTGGCGATCCAAACCGACAGCACCCGGTTCATCACCATGCACACCGATGGCGGAGGTGAACGCGTGCCCTTGGAAGGAGTCGAACAAGGCTATCACCAACTCAGTCACCACGGTCGCGACGAAGAAAAGATCACGCAGCTTGGAATCATCGAAGAAGCCCAAATGCAATCCTGGGGCAACTTGGTTCGCAAACTTCACGAAACCCCAGAAGGCAACGGCAACCTGCTCGACCAAACCATGTTGTTGCTGACTTCCAACCTTGGCAACGCCTCGTCCCACGACACCAAGAACATGCCCGTTGTGGTTGCCGGCGGAGGCTTCCGCCACGGCCAGCACCTCGCGTTTGATCAAGCCAACAATTACCCGCTGCCCAACCTTTACACGTCGATGCTGCAACGCCTCGATTTGGAAGTGGAGACCTTCGCGAGTGCCACCGGCACCATGCGAGGCCTCGAACTGGTTTAA
- a CDS encoding putative quinol monooxygenase — protein MAHLTIVAHITAKVDQVDFVKGELVKLIAPTLKEEGCVNYDLHQDNDNPAHFMFYENWESRELWQQHTAGQSLKEFGTATEGALEGIQVHELTHLPASGQASV, from the coding sequence ATGGCACACCTGACCATCGTTGCCCACATCACCGCCAAAGTAGATCAAGTTGATTTTGTGAAGGGCGAGTTGGTGAAGCTGATTGCACCGACGCTGAAAGAAGAAGGTTGCGTGAATTACGACCTGCACCAAGACAACGACAATCCCGCCCATTTCATGTTCTATGAAAACTGGGAATCGCGGGAGTTGTGGCAGCAACACACCGCGGGGCAGTCGTTGAAAGAGTTTGGGACGGCGACCGAAGGAGCGTTGGAGGGCATTCAGGTTCACGAGCTGACGCATCTTCCTGCCAGCGGCCAAGCGAGCGTGTGA
- the polX gene encoding DNA polymerase/3'-5' exonuclease PolX — MDNSAVAAVFEELAELLEFRGENPFRIRAYQNGARAIRDLDEPIANLASDPDRDLSKLPGIGKTIAEKINVLLETGSLPQLEELREAVPEVVIQMSRIPGLGAKKASKLQEELGIESLDDLAAACREGRVASLKGFAKKTEAAILDGLAIAKAASERIYWSKADDLTREISQHMQACDAIEQMEWAGSYRRGRDTVGDLDLLAVASDREAAMDHLATFPGLMSIIGRGDTKMSIRVGKAFQVDMRLVEADQFGAALQYFTGSQAHNIHVRRIAKEHGYKINEYGVFRLDDESRVAGTTEEEVYQAIDLPWIAPELREDRHEFEWAKAGELPELIDTDDVLGDLHMHTSATDGQNTITEMADAAIERGLKYIAITDHSKRVTMAGGLDSERLLKQWEIIDEIRPQYEGRLVILKGIECDILEAGGMDLPDEVLEQGDWILASVHYGQKQPRDQITDRILGAVENPHVDCIAHPTGRILNRREAYDVDMDAVMQAAKENHKFMELNANPARLDLNDVHLAAAKKRGIPIVINTDAHVTDGLWVMRYGIRQARRGGLTAADVANTLPYEAFAKKLAEVGR; from the coding sequence ATGGACAACTCCGCCGTCGCCGCCGTCTTCGAAGAGCTCGCTGAGCTGCTTGAATTTCGAGGTGAAAATCCTTTTCGCATCCGTGCCTATCAAAACGGTGCTCGCGCGATCCGGGACCTTGACGAACCCATCGCGAATCTGGCTTCGGATCCCGATCGAGATCTCTCCAAGTTGCCTGGGATCGGCAAAACGATTGCGGAAAAGATCAACGTGTTGCTGGAGACCGGCTCCCTGCCTCAACTGGAAGAGCTTCGGGAAGCGGTGCCCGAGGTGGTCATTCAGATGTCTCGCATTCCAGGGTTGGGGGCGAAAAAAGCCAGCAAACTTCAAGAGGAGTTGGGCATCGAGTCGTTGGACGATTTGGCCGCGGCGTGCCGCGAAGGACGTGTCGCCAGCTTGAAGGGTTTTGCCAAGAAGACCGAAGCCGCCATCCTGGATGGGCTGGCGATCGCGAAAGCCGCTTCGGAACGCATTTACTGGTCGAAGGCCGATGACCTGACCCGTGAAATTTCCCAGCACATGCAGGCCTGCGATGCGATCGAGCAAATGGAATGGGCGGGGAGCTATCGACGAGGGCGAGACACCGTCGGTGATTTGGACCTGTTGGCGGTCGCATCGGACCGAGAGGCCGCGATGGACCACTTGGCGACGTTCCCAGGGTTGATGTCCATCATTGGCAGAGGCGATACCAAGATGTCGATCCGGGTTGGCAAAGCGTTCCAGGTGGACATGCGATTGGTCGAGGCCGATCAGTTTGGCGCCGCGCTGCAGTACTTCACTGGCAGCCAAGCCCACAATATTCACGTCCGCCGAATCGCGAAAGAGCATGGGTACAAGATCAACGAGTACGGCGTGTTCCGGTTGGACGACGAGTCTCGCGTGGCGGGGACGACCGAGGAAGAGGTGTACCAAGCCATTGATTTGCCATGGATTGCGCCGGAGTTGCGAGAGGATCGTCACGAATTTGAGTGGGCGAAAGCTGGTGAATTGCCAGAACTGATCGATACCGATGATGTGCTGGGCGATTTGCACATGCACACCTCCGCGACGGATGGTCAAAACACGATCACAGAAATGGCGGACGCGGCGATTGAGCGTGGCCTGAAATACATCGCGATCACGGACCACAGCAAACGCGTGACGATGGCGGGCGGATTGGATTCCGAACGATTGTTGAAACAGTGGGAAATCATCGACGAGATTCGGCCCCAGTACGAGGGTCGGCTGGTCATCCTCAAAGGCATTGAGTGCGATATCCTCGAAGCCGGCGGCATGGATTTGCCCGATGAGGTGTTGGAGCAAGGCGATTGGATCTTGGCCAGCGTGCACTATGGACAGAAGCAACCACGGGACCAAATCACCGATCGGATTTTGGGTGCGGTTGAGAATCCGCATGTGGATTGCATCGCTCATCCGACCGGGCGGATCTTGAATCGCCGTGAAGCCTACGACGTGGACATGGACGCGGTGATGCAAGCTGCGAAGGAGAATCACAAGTTCATGGAACTGAACGCGAATCCAGCTCGCTTGGATTTGAACGACGTTCACTTGGCGGCAGCGAAAAAGCGTGGCATTCCGATCGTGATCAACACCGACGCACACGTCACGGACGGGTTGTGGGTGATGCGGTATGGAATCCGGCAAGCTCGCCGGGGTGGGCTGACCGCGGCGGATGTCGCCAACACGTTGCCGTACGAAGCGTTCGCGAAAAAGCTGGCGGAAGTCGGTCGCTAA
- a CDS encoding ATP-binding protein, translated as MSHEPSVDGTAVDSPDEPSTVRDGPVVDTTYMRRLMHDLSAPTRHVSIFSEFVDEALTEPLDLDDARRSLATVRTAAVRMQQLTLMVSLHMKMIERLHATAKNPRARFQAEPYSVAEVITESWGSIGGRGDALTIQGDAKTSVDETLLLVPLEQLLRNALGFQKESRPLQVLVSIQPTDELISVSIEDNGIGVDTKYAEKICEPFECLGTGKERRDGAGLGLAVSTLVIKELGGSFQIESDGESGTKVTMSWPHHCNAGDSGVE; from the coding sequence ATGTCCCATGAGCCCTCCGTTGATGGCACCGCCGTCGATTCGCCTGATGAGCCCTCAACGGTTCGTGATGGTCCTGTTGTTGACACCACGTACATGCGTCGTTTGATGCACGACTTGAGTGCGCCGACGCGTCACGTGTCGATTTTTTCGGAGTTTGTGGACGAAGCGTTGACGGAGCCCTTGGATCTCGATGACGCACGGCGTTCGTTGGCGACCGTCCGAACCGCCGCGGTGAGAATGCAACAATTGACTCTGATGGTGTCGTTGCACATGAAGATGATCGAGAGGCTGCATGCGACGGCGAAGAATCCCAGGGCGAGATTCCAAGCGGAACCCTATTCCGTTGCGGAGGTGATCACGGAAAGCTGGGGCTCGATCGGTGGTCGGGGGGACGCATTGACCATTCAGGGCGACGCCAAAACGTCGGTGGATGAAACACTTTTGCTGGTTCCGTTGGAACAGTTGCTGCGCAATGCGTTGGGATTTCAAAAGGAGTCTCGACCGCTGCAGGTGCTCGTCTCGATCCAGCCGACCGATGAACTGATCTCGGTGTCCATCGAAGACAACGGCATCGGAGTCGACACCAAGTACGCAGAAAAAATTTGTGAGCCGTTTGAGTGTTTGGGCACCGGCAAAGAACGACGCGACGGAGCCGGTTTGGGCCTGGCCGTTTCGACGTTGGTGATCAAAGAACTGGGCGGATCGTTTCAAATCGAATCCGACGGAGAATCGGGGACCAAGGTGACCATGAGCTGGCCGCACCATTGCAATGCAGGCGACTCCGGCGTTGAATGA
- a CDS encoding MOSC domain-containing protein produces the protein MTDSLRIVAVQVGSCRTYLKDGDPDRPWVSAIDKSVVHGPVPVSRLGLDGDEQADKKHHGGIDKAVLGYCESHLAFWKTEFPAVQWGAGAFGENLTFSGWLESEVCIGDVFECPSAEAQGLRLQISQPREPCWKLSQRWGLPKLAVRVQQTRRTGWYLRVLQPGIVQAGQELRLVERPHPEFTIETANDILFAKPRDAAADQRLAACDNLSEAWKENLIGRSTTNVP, from the coding sequence ATGACCGATTCGCTGCGAATTGTTGCCGTCCAAGTGGGGTCCTGCCGTACTTATCTCAAAGATGGCGATCCAGATCGACCCTGGGTCTCCGCGATCGATAAAAGTGTCGTGCACGGTCCGGTACCCGTCTCGAGATTGGGTTTGGACGGTGATGAACAAGCCGACAAGAAACATCACGGCGGAATCGACAAGGCCGTTTTAGGTTACTGCGAATCACATCTTGCGTTTTGGAAAACGGAATTCCCTGCGGTCCAGTGGGGCGCAGGGGCGTTTGGAGAGAATTTAACTTTCTCAGGATGGTTGGAATCGGAAGTCTGCATCGGCGACGTTTTTGAATGTCCATCTGCCGAAGCCCAGGGGCTTCGGTTGCAGATCTCACAGCCCCGAGAACCCTGCTGGAAGTTGTCGCAGCGGTGGGGGCTGCCTAAGTTAGCAGTGCGAGTGCAACAAACACGGCGGACGGGATGGTATCTGAGAGTGCTGCAACCTGGGATCGTCCAGGCGGGACAGGAATTGCGGTTGGTCGAACGTCCTCATCCTGAATTCACAATCGAAACGGCCAATGACATTTTGTTTGCAAAGCCTCGTGATGCTGCGGCGGATCAGCGTTTGGCGGCTTGTGACAATTTGTCAGAGGCTTGGAAAGAAAACCTAATTGGTCGGAGTACCACGAATGTCCCATGA